The Candidatus Desulfofervidus auxilii DNA segment AGTGAAAGATTTATTAAGCTTAAAAAAAGGAGATATTATTAAGTTAAATAAAGATATTAAAAGTCCATTAACCTTGAAAGTGGAAGGAATACCTAAATTTTTGGGTTATGCCGGGGTATTAAGGGGAAACAAGGCCTTTAAAATAAATTCAGAGATATAGGGGGATAACATGGAGGAGACTTTAAAAGAACAGGAAGAAAAAACACCAGATTGGGAGGAGGCTTTTAAAGAAGAACAAGAAGCCAAAAGGAAAACAGTTGACAAACGCGAAATTGAATTCCTTTTAGATATTCCCTTGGAAGTTTCTGTTGAACTAGGACGCACAAAGATATTGATAAATGACCTTCTTCAACTGGGACAGGGCTCTGTAATTGAATTAGATAAGCTGGCTGGTGAACCAGTAGAGGTATTGGTCAATCAGAGATTGGTGGCAAGGGGTGAAGTGGTGGTAGTTAATGAAAAATTTGGAATACGTCTAACTGATATCTTAAGCCCTATGGAAAGAGTAAGGAAGTTGAAATGATAAAAGTTTTGGAGGAGAGAGTTTATGTATGAATCTAACATGGCATATATCATACTGAAAATAGTAGCTTCGTTTTCTATCTTATTAGGGGTGTTATTGTTTTTACACCGCTTTTTCAAAAAAATTGATAATAAAAATCCCAAACTTATGCGCATTATAGCTACACAGCAAATAGCCCCCAAAAAAATAATATCCTTAATAGAAATATGTGGAGAAACTTTGGTCATTGGCATATCTGAAAAAAGTATCTCATTTTTGACCAAAATAGAGGATAAGAAGATAGAGGAGATAATAAAAAGGACCAATGACAAAGCTCAAAATTCAGGAGGTTTTAAGTTTAAAGTATTGAGTCTGAAACAAAAGGGTAATAAATGAGAAAATTTAAGACTTCAAACTTAATAATTAAAACCACTTTAGGCATCTTGATTCTGACATTCACAATGTATACCATGGCGTTTGCACAGGAGACTTCTATACCTGGTATTCACATTGAATTAGGGGAAAATAATTCACCTCAGAAGGTTTCGGTTTTAATCCAAATATTATTAATTCTCACTTTACTTTCTTTAGCCCCATCTATACTTATCATGATGACTTCATTTACCAGATTGTGTGTAGTTTTTTCTCTGTTGCGTCATGCCATAGGCACACAGCAAATGCCCCCTAACCAATTGCTTATTGGACTTTCTTTATTTCTTACATTTTTTATTATGACTCCTGTCTTTAAAGACATAAATAAAAATGCCTTATCTCCTTATTTAGAAAATAAGATTTCTCAAAAAGAGGCATTACAGCAAGCAGTAGAGCCTATTCGTAAATTTATGTTTAAACACACCAGAAAGAGCGATTTAGCACTTTTTTTGAATATTTCAAAACAGAGAAAACCTAAAAATCAGTCAGAAGTGGGAACACTTACTTTAATTCCGGCCTTTGTGATTAGCGAACTAAAGACTGCATTTGAGATTGGTTTTATTCTTTATATCCCTTTTTTGATGATAGATATGTTAGTAGCAAGTGTGCTTCTTTCTATGGGAATGATGATGCTTCCTCCGTTTATGATTTCTCTTCCTTTTAAGTTAATACTTTTTGTATTGGTAGATGGATGGCATCTGATTGTAGGCTCTTTAGTAAGGGGGTTTATGTAACATGACTCCTGAATTTCTTATGGGTTTTGCAAGGCAGGCGATTGAGACTATGCTTTTGGTCTCAGCCCCTCTTTTAGGAGTAGCACTTTTAGTAGGTTTACTGATTGCTATTTTCCAGGCAATAACCCAGGTTCATGAAATGACCCTTACATTTGTTCCTAAAATTGTGGCAGTTATGTTGATGTTACTTTTCCTTCTACCATGGATTTCACAAAAAATAATATGTTTTACTCAAAACGTAATTATAAGTATTGCTCAATATGGCAGGTAAGGTATGACCATTAGTTTTCATTTAGATGAATTTAAGATATTTTTCTTGATTTTGATCCGGATAAGTATAGTGCTTTTTTCCCTTCCCTTCTTTAACAACATAAACATTCCAAACATGACCAAGGCAGCTATGGCACTGGCATTTACTATATTTTTGTTTCCTACAATTACATTAGAAAAAGCACCTAATTCTTTTGTTTTATTGATTATTTCTGAGTTAATTATAGGTATAGTCTTGAGTCTGGCAATCAATTTTATATTTTGTGCTGCTCAGCTTGCAGGACAATTGATAGGCTATCAAATGGGACTTCTCATTCCAGGAGCCATAGACCCCCAATTTGGGATACAGTCTTCTCTTTTGGCTAACTTTGCATATCTTTTAGCTTTTACTATGTTTCTAGTTCTCAATGGGCATTATTTATTGATCAAAGCCATTATCTTAAGCTTTGAGTGGGTAAGGCCTGGGAGTTTATTTATAACTACTGCCCTTTGTAAAAAGATAATCTTTTTAAGTGGAGAGATGTTTAAATTGGCTATAAAGATAGCAGCACCTGTCTCAATAGCATTGCTGTTTACAGAATTTTCCTTAGGTATTATAGCCAAAACAGTCCCTCAGATGGAGGTTTTGGTTGCAGGATTTCCTTTAAAAATAGCAGTGGGTTTTATTCTTTTGGGTCTATCTCTGAATATGTTTCTTCACATTATGAAAGGAAATTTTAATACTCTTGGTTTTAACCTAATTCAAATAATTAAGCTTATGCCTAGGTAGGAGGAGAAGTGCCAGAAAATAAGACTGAGAAGGCAACACCCAGAAAAAGACAGAAAGCAAGAGAAAAGGGGCAAGTAGCAAAAAGTCGTGAGATTCCATGTGTTATGACACTTATTACCGGCATTACTGTGCTTTATTTTTATGGGTCACATATGTATCAAAGATTTAGAGGATTTTCTCAATATCTATTTGTGAATCCATCTATGGAACAGCTCCATCTATTGCCTCATCTGGTTTTAAAAGAATTTGCCTTTATGATAACTCCTATTATGGCTGGTGTTCTTATAGTGGCTATAATGGCTAATATATCTCAAGTAGGTTTTCTTTTCAGTGTAGAAGCTATTTCCTTTGACCTTTCTAAAATAGACCCCATAAATGGTATAAAAAGACTATTTTCTAAACAAATGGTTGTGGAAGTTTTTAAGTCTATAGCAAAGATTGCTATTGTAGGATTTGTGGTATTTAGCATTATAAAAGGGGAAATAAGCAATCTAATAACTTTAATGGATAGAGAGGTGGGAGCAATTTTTAAATATTTAATGGTTGTTTCATTTAAGATAATAATTTATGTGGCCCCCATTATGGTAATTCTTGCAGCAATAGACTATGCCTTTCAAAAATGGGAGTTTGAAAGGAATCTAAAAATGACAAGGGAAGAAGTAAAGGAAGAATTCAGGCAGACAGAGGGTGACCCTTTGGTTAAGGCTAGGATAAGGAGCTTACAAAGACAGATGGCAAAACAAAGAATGATGAAGGATGTTCCTAAGGCAGATGTGATTATAAAAAACCCTACCCATTTAGCTGTTGCTTTAAGGTATGTAAAGGAAGAAATGCATGCTCCTAAGGTAATTGCCAAAGGTGCAGGTATTATTGCAGAAAAAATTGAGGAAATTGCAAAATCTCATGGAATTCCTGTTATCCAGAATAAAAAACTAGCTCAAGCATTATATAAAATGGTGGAAATAGGAGAGGAAATACCTGCAGTTCTTTATCAAGCAGTAGCTGAGGTATTGGCCTATATCTACAGGCTTAGAGGTGAAATGAATGAATAGAAAAGTAACTGTGATGGATAATCCAGGTATGCAAATGGGAAGTGAAGTAGCACTCTCTCTGGGAATATTGGCTATCTTAATAATTATCCTTATTCCTTTACCCACTACTTTGCTTGATATGCTTTTGATATTTAGTATTTCTTCTTCTATAATAATACTTCTCATAGCGTTATATACAGTTAAGCCATTAGAC contains these protein-coding regions:
- a CDS encoding FliO/MopB family protein yields the protein MYESNMAYIILKIVASFSILLGVLLFLHRFFKKIDNKNPKLMRIIATQQIAPKKIISLIEICGETLVIGISEKSISFLTKIEDKKIEEIIKRTNDKAQNSGGFKFKVLSLKQKGNK
- the fliP gene encoding flagellar type III secretion system pore protein FliP (The bacterial flagellar biogenesis protein FliP forms a type III secretion system (T3SS)-type pore required for flagellar assembly.), with protein sequence MRKFKTSNLIIKTTLGILILTFTMYTMAFAQETSIPGIHIELGENNSPQKVSVLIQILLILTLLSLAPSILIMMTSFTRLCVVFSLLRHAIGTQQMPPNQLLIGLSLFLTFFIMTPVFKDINKNALSPYLENKISQKEALQQAVEPIRKFMFKHTRKSDLALFLNISKQRKPKNQSEVGTLTLIPAFVISELKTAFEIGFILYIPFLMIDMLVASVLLSMGMMMLPPFMISLPFKLILFVLVDGWHLIVGSLVRGFM
- the fliQ gene encoding flagellar biosynthesis protein FliQ yields the protein MTPEFLMGFARQAIETMLLVSAPLLGVALLVGLLIAIFQAITQVHEMTLTFVPKIVAVMLMLLFLLPWISQKIICFTQNVIISIAQYGR
- the fliR gene encoding flagellar biosynthetic protein FliR: MTISFHLDEFKIFFLILIRISIVLFSLPFFNNINIPNMTKAAMALAFTIFLFPTITLEKAPNSFVLLIISELIIGIVLSLAINFIFCAAQLAGQLIGYQMGLLIPGAIDPQFGIQSSLLANFAYLLAFTMFLVLNGHYLLIKAIILSFEWVRPGSLFITTALCKKIIFLSGEMFKLAIKIAAPVSIALLFTEFSLGIIAKTVPQMEVLVAGFPLKIAVGFILLGLSLNMFLHIMKGNFNTLGFNLIQIIKLMPR
- the flhB gene encoding flagellar biosynthesis protein FlhB, translated to MPENKTEKATPRKRQKAREKGQVAKSREIPCVMTLITGITVLYFYGSHMYQRFRGFSQYLFVNPSMEQLHLLPHLVLKEFAFMITPIMAGVLIVAIMANISQVGFLFSVEAISFDLSKIDPINGIKRLFSKQMVVEVFKSIAKIAIVGFVVFSIIKGEISNLITLMDREVGAIFKYLMVVSFKIIIYVAPIMVILAAIDYAFQKWEFERNLKMTREEVKEEFRQTEGDPLVKARIRSLQRQMAKQRMMKDVPKADVIIKNPTHLAVALRYVKEEMHAPKVIAKGAGIIAEKIEEIAKSHGIPVIQNKKLAQALYKMVEIGEEIPAVLYQAVAEVLAYIYRLRGEMNE